A window from Callithrix jacchus isolate 240 chromosome 17, calJac240_pri, whole genome shotgun sequence encodes these proteins:
- the LOC100400114 gene encoding LOW QUALITY PROTEIN: integrator complex subunit 4 (The sequence of the model RefSeq protein was modified relative to this genomic sequence to represent the inferred CDS: inserted 1 base in 1 codon; deleted 1 base in 1 codon; substituted 1 base at 1 genomic stop codon), whose protein sequence is METLLPMRLQAKALQLIVTARTTRGLDPLFGMCEKFLQEVDFFXRYFIADLLHLQDSFVDKLLDLMPXLMTSKPAEVVKILQTMLWHSAFLHLPLPEQIHKASATTIEPAVESDNPLRFTSGLVVALDVDATLEHVQDPQNTVKVQVLYPDGQAQMIHPKPADFWNPGPGWHQLITQVYLSQTAWTEPCQVEVRLLLSYNSSARIPKAPWMEGSEVSPQVETSIEGTIPFSKPVKVYIMPKPVWF, encoded by the exons ATGGAGACCCTACTCCCCATGAGGCTACAGGCCAAAGCTTTGCAACTTATAGTAACAGCACGAACTACACGAGGACTTGACCCCTTATTTGGGATGTGTGAAAAATTTCTACAGGAAGTGGACTTTT AGAGGTATTTCATCGCTGATTTGCTGCACTTGCAGGACAGCTTTGTGGACAAACTTCTTGACCTTATGCCCTGACTCATGACATCCAAACCTGCAGAAGTGGTCAAAATTCTACAGACCATGCTGTGGCACAGTGCCTTCCTGCATCTCCCACTTCCAGAGCAGATCCACAAAGCCTCAGCCACCACCATCGAGCCAGCAGTAGAGTCAGACAACCCTTTGCGGTTTACATCCGGGTTGGTGGTGGCCCTGGATGTTGATGCAACCCTAGAACATGTGCAGGACCCTCAGAACACTGTGAAGGTCCAGGTCTTATATCCAGATGGCCAGGCTCAGATGATTCACCCCAAGCCCGCAGACTTCTGGAATCCTGGCCCAGGGTGGCACCAACTCATCACTCAGGTTTACCTCTCCCAAACTGCTTGGACAGAGCCATGTCAGGTAGAAGTGAGGCTGCTGCTGTCCTACAACTCCAGTGCTCGCATTCCAAAA GCCCCCTGGATGGAGGGTAGTGAGGTATCGCCCCAGGTGGAAACCAGCATCGAGGGCACCATTCCCTTCAGCAAGCCTGTAAAAGTTTATATAATGCCCAAACCTGTGTGGTTCTGA